In one window of Tenacibaculum mesophilum DNA:
- a CDS encoding endonuclease MutS2, producing MTKNITEKTLHDLEFTTVLEQVATHCISNLGKERTMLIQPISNKKKLFFELNMVNEYLSSFENENRIPNHYFEDISEEIKRLAIENSFLETDAFLKVSAVSETVNEQKKFLKKFQTYYPTLFSLSDEVEFTTIIVDSIKKIITPYGEVADNASAPLKQIRKEIGSVRGKISESFSRALSKNMSSGYLDDIKETVIDNQRVLAVLAMHRRKVKGSLLGSSKSGNIVYIAPQATLSYSRELQNLLYEEKQEVVRILRALATEIRPFTPLLTEYITFLTHLDMVGAKAKYAKSINGLLPKITKEKKVFLKNAFHPILWQKNKAKNIETIPQTIQLGEEQQIIVISGPNAGGKSITLKTIGLLQVMLQSGLLIPVHERSETTLFNTILTDIGDNQSIENQLSTYSYRLKNMRYFLRKCNDNTLFLIDEFGTGSDPELGGALAEIFLEEFYEKKAFGIITTHYANLKVLADELDNVTNANMQFDERTLEPLYKLYIGQAGSSFTFEVAQKNGIPYSLINRAKKRVETEKVRLDKTISKLQKERNRLQKTSESLNKQKSKGQEHIENLQEKELKIREKLEGFQELYDNNQRMLSLGRNINEMLNKYFQTNNKKELSASFFKWAMAEKTKYIKKNPPKKKTKTEKKEEKVATQKQQEAIKKVEKEVLQKVVKVREEKKKEAEKIAKERAAYVFKVNDRVRLIDGNAVGTIDKIEKKKAFINYGLFTTEAKIEQLELVERAKK from the coding sequence TTGACTAAAAACATTACAGAAAAAACACTTCACGATTTAGAATTTACAACAGTTTTAGAACAAGTTGCAACACATTGCATCTCTAATTTAGGAAAAGAGAGAACAATGCTAATTCAACCTATTTCAAACAAAAAAAAGTTATTTTTTGAGTTGAATATGGTGAATGAATATCTGTCTTCTTTTGAAAATGAAAACCGAATTCCGAATCATTATTTTGAAGATATTTCTGAAGAAATTAAGCGACTTGCTATAGAAAACAGCTTTTTAGAAACAGACGCTTTCTTAAAAGTTTCAGCTGTTTCAGAAACTGTGAATGAGCAAAAGAAATTTTTAAAAAAGTTTCAAACCTACTACCCTACATTATTTTCCTTAAGTGATGAAGTTGAGTTTACAACAATAATTGTAGATAGTATAAAGAAAATAATTACTCCATACGGTGAGGTTGCTGACAATGCATCCGCACCCTTAAAACAGATACGAAAAGAAATTGGCTCTGTACGAGGTAAAATTTCTGAAAGTTTTTCTCGTGCGTTAAGTAAAAACATGTCGAGTGGATATTTAGATGATATTAAAGAAACGGTAATTGATAATCAGCGTGTCTTAGCAGTTTTAGCGATGCACAGACGTAAGGTTAAAGGAAGTTTATTAGGATCATCAAAATCTGGAAACATTGTATATATAGCTCCACAAGCAACACTTTCTTACAGTAGAGAGTTACAGAACTTATTGTACGAAGAAAAACAAGAAGTCGTTCGCATATTACGAGCTTTAGCTACTGAAATAAGACCTTTTACTCCATTACTAACTGAATATATTACTTTTTTAACACATTTAGATATGGTGGGTGCCAAAGCAAAATATGCTAAAAGCATCAACGGGTTACTACCAAAAATTACCAAAGAGAAAAAAGTATTTTTAAAAAATGCGTTTCACCCTATTTTATGGCAAAAAAACAAGGCTAAGAATATTGAAACGATTCCGCAAACTATTCAGTTAGGTGAAGAACAACAAATTATTGTTATTTCAGGTCCGAATGCTGGTGGTAAAAGTATTACGTTAAAAACAATTGGCTTGTTACAAGTCATGCTCCAAAGCGGGTTATTAATTCCTGTACATGAACGTAGTGAAACTACACTTTTCAATACTATCTTGACTGATATTGGTGACAACCAATCTATCGAAAATCAATTGAGTACTTATAGTTATCGATTAAAAAACATGCGTTACTTTTTAAGAAAATGTAATGACAATACCTTGTTTTTAATTGATGAATTTGGTACAGGTTCTGATCCTGAATTAGGAGGTGCTTTGGCTGAAATTTTCTTAGAAGAGTTTTATGAAAAGAAAGCCTTCGGAATTATTACCACACATTATGCTAACCTAAAAGTATTAGCAGATGAATTAGATAATGTTACCAATGCCAATATGCAGTTTGATGAGCGTACTTTAGAGCCTTTATACAAATTGTATATAGGACAAGCAGGGAGTTCTTTTACGTTTGAAGTAGCACAGAAAAACGGAATTCCGTACAGCTTAATCAACCGTGCTAAAAAACGTGTAGAAACCGAAAAAGTTCGTTTAGATAAAACAATCTCAAAACTTCAAAAGGAACGAAATCGTTTACAAAAAACTTCTGAAAGTTTAAACAAACAAAAATCTAAAGGACAAGAGCATATTGAAAACCTACAAGAGAAAGAACTTAAAATACGTGAAAAACTAGAAGGTTTTCAAGAATTATATGACAACAACCAACGTATGTTATCTTTAGGAAGGAATATTAATGAAATGCTTAATAAATACTTCCAAACAAATAATAAAAAAGAACTTTCTGCTAGTTTTTTTAAATGGGCAATGGCAGAAAAGACCAAGTACATAAAGAAAAATCCACCTAAGAAGAAAACCAAAACAGAAAAGAAAGAAGAAAAAGTTGCTACACAAAAACAACAAGAAGCTATTAAAAAAGTAGAAAAAGAAGTACTTCAAAAAGTTGTAAAAGTTCGAGAAGAAAAGAAAAAAGAAGCCGAAAAAATTGCAAAAGAAAGAGCTGCCTATGTTTTTAAAGTAAATGACAGAGTTCGTTTAATTGACGGGAATGCTGTAGGAACTATTGACAAAATAGAAAAGAAAAAAGCTTTTATTAATTACGGGTTATTTACTACAGAAGCTAAAATAGAACAATTAGAATTAGTGGAACGTGCTAAAAAGTAG
- a CDS encoding type I restriction enzyme HsdR N-terminal domain-containing protein has product MQKLNLPSYTFKLKSNENKTLIFDNLRKKYMVLTPEEWVRQHFVQWLIQERNYPVSLIAIEKQLVINNLKKRTDIVVFASDGHPNIIVECKAPHIKITQDTFDQIARYNLKLDADYLIVTNGLQHFFCMLDKENETYVFLRDIPQYQ; this is encoded by the coding sequence ATGCAAAAGCTCAACCTTCCTAGCTATACATTCAAGCTCAAAAGTAACGAAAATAAGACGCTTATTTTTGATAATTTGAGAAAAAAATACATGGTCTTAACTCCCGAGGAATGGGTACGCCAGCATTTTGTGCAATGGTTGATTCAAGAGAGGAACTACCCTGTTTCATTGATTGCTATTGAAAAACAATTAGTTATCAACAACCTTAAAAAACGTACCGATATTGTGGTTTTTGCTTCTGACGGTCATCCGAATATTATTGTGGAATGTAAAGCACCACATATAAAAATTACCCAAGATACATTTGATCAAATTGCACGTTATAACTTAAAACTCGATGCTGATTACCTCATCGTAACCAACGGACTGCAACACTTTTTTTGTATGCTTGATAAAGAGAATGAAACCTATGTGTTTTTAAGAGATATTCCTCAATACCAATAA
- the rlmF gene encoding 23S rRNA (adenine(1618)-N(6))-methyltransferase RlmF, which produces MSTKKGLHPKNIHNQGYDFTLLVEKYPKLSEFIIEKFEKDTIDFSDPKAVKEFNKALLAAHYNIKHWNFSDENLCPPIPGRVDYIHHLADLVAGEENVTVLDIGTGASCIYPLLGIVVYDWNFVATDIDLDSLDYAQDIIDDNGFTDKVELRQQFKEEYILEGIIEEGDAFTVTMCNPPFYKSAEEARGANRRKSRNLGNNAVRNFAGNSNELWYIGGEKAFLHTYLYESSKFPKVSKWFTSLVSKKENVESLQNSGKKLGVKEFKVIPMHQGNKVTRIVCWRFI; this is translated from the coding sequence ATGAGCACAAAAAAAGGATTACATCCTAAAAATATACACAACCAAGGGTACGACTTCACGCTATTAGTAGAAAAGTATCCGAAACTTTCTGAATTTATCATTGAGAAATTTGAGAAAGACACTATTGATTTTTCTGATCCAAAAGCAGTAAAAGAGTTTAATAAGGCATTATTAGCAGCTCATTATAACATTAAACATTGGAATTTCTCTGATGAGAATTTATGTCCACCAATACCTGGAAGAGTAGATTATATTCATCATTTAGCTGATTTAGTTGCAGGTGAAGAAAACGTAACGGTGTTAGATATTGGTACAGGGGCAAGTTGTATTTATCCTTTGTTGGGAATTGTAGTATACGATTGGAATTTTGTAGCTACTGATATCGATTTAGATTCACTAGATTATGCTCAAGATATTATAGATGATAATGGTTTTACGGATAAGGTTGAGTTAAGACAACAGTTTAAAGAAGAATATATCTTAGAAGGAATTATAGAAGAGGGTGATGCATTTACGGTAACGATGTGTAATCCGCCATTTTATAAATCGGCTGAAGAGGCGAGAGGAGCTAACCGAAGAAAATCGAGAAACTTAGGGAACAATGCGGTACGTAACTTTGCAGGAAACTCTAATGAATTATGGTATATAGGTGGAGAGAAAGCTTTTTTACATACCTATTTATATGAGAGTTCTAAATTTCCAAAAGTAAGTAAATGGTTTACAAGTTTAGTGTCTAAAAAAGAAAACGTAGAAAGTTTACAAAACTCAGGTAAAAAATTAGGAGTTAAAGAATTCAAAGTAATTCCTATGCACCAAGGAAACAAGGTAACACGTATTGTGTGTTGGAGGTTTATATAG
- the bshC gene encoding bacillithiol biosynthesis cysteine-adding enzyme BshC, with amino-acid sequence MNITNIPYKNTGFFSKTMEDYLKADEKIQPFYNRYPSLRNFEKQLEEKKENPISNTQRKRLVEVLRKQYKDIDLSFETQKNIESLLKENTFTITTGHQLNLFTGPLYFLYKIISTINMCEHLSMQFPNENFVPVYWMATEDHDFEEINFFNFKGKKVQWNSDQKGPVGRFTTEGLQDVFEVFAEHLGGSKNAIQIKELFEKGYLQHKTLAGATRYVADKLFGKYGLVILDADERELKRALIPYVEYDLLHETSYNEVSKTITELEQSYKIQVNPREINLFYITDRIRERIVLENGIYKVNNTDISWTKDEILDHLHSQPECFSPNVIMRPLYQEVILPNLCYIGGGGELAYWLELKAYFDKVNVPFPILLLRNSAQILSEKQLGKLEKLNVSEEELFLKQDDLLARKVLANGDTKVDFTKQKQFLQQQFDDLRKLAKKTDVSFVGAVNAQERKQVKGLENLEKRWLRAEKRRQKEMVERIVALQNELLPNQSLEERQRNFSEFYLEYGADFITILKENLHPLQLEFTLITL; translated from the coding sequence ATGAACATAACCAATATCCCTTATAAAAACACAGGATTCTTTTCTAAAACAATGGAGGACTATTTAAAGGCTGATGAAAAGATTCAACCTTTTTATAACCGCTATCCGAGTTTACGAAACTTTGAAAAGCAACTAGAAGAAAAGAAAGAAAACCCTATTTCAAATACTCAAAGGAAAAGGTTAGTTGAAGTATTAAGAAAACAATACAAAGACATTGATTTATCTTTTGAAACACAAAAAAATATAGAAAGTTTACTAAAAGAGAATACGTTTACCATAACAACAGGGCATCAGCTGAATTTGTTTACGGGACCGTTATATTTTCTGTATAAAATTATATCAACCATAAACATGTGCGAGCATTTGTCAATGCAATTTCCTAATGAGAATTTTGTGCCTGTATATTGGATGGCAACAGAAGATCACGATTTTGAAGAAATTAACTTCTTTAACTTTAAAGGGAAAAAAGTACAGTGGAACTCTGACCAAAAAGGACCTGTAGGACGTTTTACAACCGAGGGGTTACAAGATGTATTTGAAGTATTTGCTGAACATTTAGGAGGTTCAAAAAATGCTATTCAAATAAAAGAACTTTTTGAAAAAGGATATTTACAGCACAAAACATTAGCAGGTGCAACCAGATATGTAGCCGATAAACTTTTTGGAAAATATGGTTTGGTAATTTTAGATGCTGACGAAAGAGAATTAAAAAGAGCGTTAATACCTTATGTAGAGTACGATTTGTTACACGAAACTTCTTATAATGAAGTATCGAAAACAATTACAGAACTAGAACAATCATATAAAATACAAGTAAATCCACGTGAGATAAACTTATTTTATATTACTGATAGGATTCGTGAACGTATTGTTCTTGAAAACGGAATTTACAAAGTAAATAATACAGATATTTCTTGGACAAAGGATGAAATCTTAGATCATTTACATAGTCAGCCAGAATGTTTTTCGCCAAACGTAATTATGCGTCCACTATACCAAGAGGTAATTTTACCGAACCTATGCTACATAGGTGGAGGAGGAGAGTTAGCGTATTGGTTAGAGCTAAAGGCATATTTTGATAAAGTAAATGTTCCGTTTCCTATTTTGTTATTAAGAAACTCAGCTCAAATACTTTCAGAAAAACAATTAGGTAAGTTAGAAAAACTAAACGTTTCAGAAGAAGAATTATTTTTAAAACAAGACGACTTACTAGCAAGAAAAGTGTTGGCTAACGGCGATACTAAGGTAGATTTTACCAAGCAAAAACAGTTTTTACAACAACAATTTGATGATTTACGTAAGCTAGCTAAAAAGACCGATGTTTCTTTTGTAGGAGCTGTAAATGCACAAGAAAGAAAGCAGGTTAAAGGGTTAGAAAACCTTGAAAAAAGATGGTTGCGAGCAGAAAAACGACGTCAAAAAGAAATGGTTGAAAGAATCGTAGCTTTGCAAAATGAATTATTACCTAATCAAAGTTTAGAAGAGCGACAACGTAATTTTTCAGAGTTCTATTTAGAGTATGGAGCAGATTTTATTACAATTCTAAAAGAAAATTTACACCCGTTACAACTAGAGTTTACCCTTATTACACTTTAA
- a CDS encoding nucleotidyltransferase family protein has translation MKTDFTPEFINIIENDAWMLRILEIVRNLHLPDCWVGAGFVRNKIWDYKHNNKRTSLNDVDVIYFDKSDITKTRELALEEQLKAINSSVNWSVKNQARMHIRNGHSPYKNCLEAISYWPETATSIAIQLNSDNQIEYIAPYGLNDVFNLVVRPTPNFDLITYRNRVTNKGWKDTWDKLIIEK, from the coding sequence ATGAAAACAGATTTTACCCCTGAATTCATAAACATTATTGAAAATGACGCTTGGATGCTACGTATTCTTGAAATCGTTCGTAACCTACATCTTCCTGATTGTTGGGTTGGTGCCGGTTTTGTTAGAAACAAAATTTGGGACTATAAACACAATAATAAAAGAACTTCTTTAAACGATGTTGATGTTATTTACTTTGATAAAAGCGACATTACTAAGACTCGTGAATTAGCTCTTGAAGAACAGCTCAAAGCTATTAACTCTTCTGTTAACTGGTCGGTAAAAAATCAAGCTAGAATGCACATTCGAAATGGTCATTCACCTTATAAAAATTGTCTCGAAGCCATTTCTTACTGGCCTGAAACAGCTACTTCGATTGCTATTCAGTTAAACTCTGATAATCAAATTGAATATATTGCTCCGTATGGTTTAAATGATGTATTCAACCTTGTTGTACGACCTACTCCTAATTTTGATTTGATAACGTATCGTAATAGGGTTACAAACAAAGGATGGAAAGATACTTGGGATAAGTTGATTATTGAAAAGTAA
- the holA gene encoding DNA polymerase III subunit delta — protein sequence MNEIKSIISDIKGGNIKPIYFLMGEEPYYIDKISDYIEDNVLDESEKGFNQVVMYGRDVSIEEIVSSAKRFPMMAEKQVIIIKEAQDLSRTIDKIESYAANPQPSTVLVFNYKYKKLDKRKKAYKAIAKSGLIYESKKLYENQVADWIRQVLGGKKFNIEPKASQMLVEFLGTDLSKISNELDKLTSVLPAETIITDKHIEENIGISKDFNNFELRKAVGQRDVVKANRIINYFAQNPKNNPLVMTISLLNSFFTQLLMYHGLKDKSKASVAKNLGVNPYFVDDYVNAARNYPMRKVSQIIALLRDADVKSKGVGANQTHADILKELLFKILH from the coding sequence ATGAACGAAATTAAATCTATCATATCAGATATAAAAGGAGGTAACATCAAACCCATTTATTTTTTAATGGGCGAAGAACCGTATTACATCGATAAAATTTCAGATTACATTGAAGATAATGTGTTAGATGAATCTGAAAAAGGATTCAATCAAGTAGTTATGTACGGTCGTGATGTGTCGATAGAGGAAATTGTGTCGTCGGCAAAGCGATTTCCGATGATGGCAGAAAAGCAGGTGATTATTATTAAAGAAGCGCAGGATTTAAGCCGTACGATTGATAAAATAGAGTCGTATGCTGCCAATCCGCAACCGAGTACCGTATTGGTGTTTAACTACAAATACAAAAAGCTCGATAAACGTAAAAAGGCGTATAAAGCCATAGCAAAAAGCGGACTCATTTATGAGAGTAAAAAACTGTATGAAAATCAAGTAGCCGATTGGATTCGTCAAGTGTTAGGTGGAAAAAAGTTTAACATTGAACCGAAAGCTTCGCAAATGTTGGTAGAGTTTTTAGGAACAGACCTAAGCAAGATTAGCAACGAATTAGATAAACTAACCTCAGTATTGCCTGCGGAAACCATTATTACCGATAAGCATATTGAAGAAAATATTGGGATTTCTAAGGACTTTAACAATTTTGAGTTGCGTAAAGCAGTAGGGCAGCGAGATGTGGTGAAAGCAAACAGAATCATCAATTATTTTGCACAGAACCCAAAAAACAATCCGTTGGTAATGACCATTTCTTTACTAAATAGCTTTTTTACACAGTTATTAATGTACCACGGATTAAAAGACAAATCGAAAGCTTCGGTTGCTAAAAACTTAGGAGTAAATCCTTATTTTGTGGATGACTATGTAAACGCTGCTCGTAACTACCCGATGCGAAAAGTATCACAAATTATTGCCTTATTACGTGATGCCGATGTAAAAAGTAAAGGAGTAGGAGCCAACCAAACCCATGCTGATATTTTAAAAGAATTACTGTTTAAGATTTTGCATTAA
- a CDS encoding glycosyltransferase family protein, translating into MKILYAFQGTGNGHASRALEIIPHLQRRGDVDILVSGSQYEIELPFNIKYKLHGLGFIFGKKGGIDLINTLKDLNLKKVYKEIKTLPVKEYDLVINDFEPISAWACLFRNVSIISLSNQNALLNEKNSAFKRFRLERLIIKYYAPAKNKFGFHFKTHSSSTFLPIIRKEIRYRNITNKGHYTVYLPSYSDEKIIKVLSSIKDIKWQVFSKKTKEHQFFHNITILPINDDAFIRSMASAKGIICGAGFATPTEALYLRKKLLVIPMKNQYEQQCNAVTLKEMGVTVVKKLSKKQLPKIEKWINSNKIVEVHYPDVTEDMLDAIILPYYNKTILPEITIE; encoded by the coding sequence TCAAGGAACAGGAAACGGACATGCAAGTAGAGCCTTAGAGATAATCCCACATTTACAAAGACGTGGTGATGTTGACATATTGGTTAGTGGCTCACAATATGAAATAGAGCTTCCTTTCAACATAAAATATAAATTACATGGCTTAGGTTTTATTTTTGGTAAAAAAGGTGGAATTGATCTAATTAACACCTTAAAAGACTTAAACCTAAAGAAAGTTTACAAAGAAATTAAAACGTTACCCGTAAAAGAATATGATTTAGTTATTAACGATTTTGAACCTATCTCAGCCTGGGCATGTTTATTTAGAAATGTCTCCATTATTTCTTTGAGCAATCAAAATGCTTTGTTAAACGAAAAAAACTCTGCTTTTAAAAGGTTTAGGCTAGAACGTTTAATTATTAAATACTATGCACCTGCAAAAAATAAATTCGGATTTCACTTTAAAACTCACTCCTCTTCAACCTTCTTACCTATTATCCGTAAGGAAATTCGCTATAGAAATATTACAAACAAAGGACATTACACAGTGTATTTACCTTCTTATAGTGATGAAAAAATAATCAAAGTACTTTCAAGCATAAAAGACATAAAATGGCAGGTGTTTTCTAAAAAAACAAAAGAACATCAATTCTTTCATAATATTACCATCCTACCAATAAACGACGATGCTTTTATTCGTAGCATGGCTTCTGCTAAAGGAATAATTTGTGGTGCAGGTTTTGCAACACCTACAGAGGCTTTATACTTACGTAAAAAACTATTAGTTATTCCAATGAAAAATCAGTACGAACAACAATGCAACGCTGTTACGTTAAAAGAAATGGGAGTTACAGTCGTAAAAAAACTAAGCAAAAAACAATTACCAAAAATTGAAAAGTGGATTAACTCAAATAAAATTGTTGAAGTCCACTACCCTGATGTTACCGAAGATATGTTAGATGCAATTATTTTACCCTATTACAACAAAACCATTTTACCAGAAATTACCATTGAATAG
- a CDS encoding uracil-DNA glycosylase, translated as MQVKINDSWKNILQSEFEKPYFENLTSFVKNEYSKHRCYPKGSDIFAAFDFCSLDDLKVVILGQDPYHGVGQANGLCFSVHDGVTHPPSLINIFKEIEKDVNIPYPKSGDLSRWAKQGVLLLNATLTVRSGEAGSHQKQGWEQFTDAVIEKISEEKKDVVFLLWGGFAKKKAKLIDKKKHHILTSGHPSPLSANRGYWFGNKHFSKTNDFLQSIGSPTIQW; from the coding sequence ATGCAAGTAAAAATTAATGATAGCTGGAAAAATATTTTACAATCTGAATTTGAAAAACCGTATTTTGAAAATCTTACCAGTTTTGTTAAAAATGAATACTCAAAACATAGATGTTATCCAAAAGGGTCAGATATTTTCGCAGCGTTTGATTTTTGTTCGTTAGATGATTTAAAAGTAGTGATTTTGGGGCAAGATCCATACCACGGGGTAGGGCAGGCTAACGGATTGTGTTTTTCGGTACATGACGGTGTTACACATCCTCCATCGTTGATTAATATTTTTAAAGAAATAGAAAAAGATGTAAACATTCCATACCCTAAAAGTGGCGATTTGTCTCGTTGGGCAAAACAGGGAGTGTTGTTGTTAAATGCTACTTTAACGGTTAGATCGGGAGAAGCGGGAAGCCATCAAAAACAAGGTTGGGAACAATTTACTGATGCTGTAATTGAGAAAATATCTGAAGAAAAAAAAGATGTCGTGTTTTTACTTTGGGGTGGTTTTGCTAAGAAAAAAGCAAAGCTTATTGATAAAAAGAAGCATCATATTTTAACCTCAGGTCATCCATCACCGTTAAGTGCCAATCGTGGGTATTGGTTTGGCAACAAACATTTTTCTAAAACCAACGATTTTTTACAAAGCATTGGTTCACCAACTATTCAATGGTAA